A region of Flavobacterium indicum GPTSA100-9 = DSM 17447 DNA encodes the following proteins:
- a CDS encoding methylmalonyl-CoA mutase family protein has product MEQVQPYQPKNKVRIVTAASLFDGHDAAINIMRRIIQATGVEVIHLGHDRSVEEVVNTAIQEDANAIAMTSYQGGHNEYFKYMYDLLNEKGAGHIKIFGGGGGVILPSEIEELHAYGITKIYSPDDGRALGLQGMINDLVQKSDFCPPTPDGGASKIVENLKEKEVNTISRLISLAENNPDNFYEIFTKSLVAPPSGAGGAVPVLGITGTGGAGKSSLVDELVRRFLIDFPEKTIGLISVDPSKRKTGGALLGDRIRMNAINNSRVYMRSLATRQSNLALSKYVAEAIQVLKAAKYDLIILETSGIGQSDTEILDHSDVSLYVMTPEFGAATQLEKIDMLDFADLVALNKFDKRGALDAIRDVKKQYQRNHNLWDVDPDKMPVFGTIASQFNDPGMNTLYKSIMDKIVAKTGADLQSTFEITREMSEKIFVIPPHRTRYLSEIAENNRKYDETALTQVEVAQKLYGIFKTICSVANINSRAIENSLIIKSGLNQDEILKQVQNDKDKSVFLDLLLKEFDRVKMNLDPYNWEILLTWEEKVNKYKNPVYSFKVRDKEIKIETHTESLSHSQIPKVALPKYQAWGDILKWNLQENVPGEFPFASGLYPFKREGEDPTRMFAGEGGPERTNRRFHYVSLGMPAKRLSTAFDSVTLYGNDPDHRPDIYGKIGNAGVSICCLDDAKKLYSGFDLSHPATSVSMTINGPAPMLLGFFMNAAIDQNCEKYIKEHGLEAEVEKKKKELYDDKGLERPRYNGELPEGNDGLGLLLLGVTGDQVLPADVYQDIKVKTLAQVRGTVQADILKEDQAQNTCIFSTEFALRLMGDVQEYFIKQNVRNFYSVSISGYHIAEAGANPITQLAFTLANGFTYVEYYLSRGMNINDFGPNLSFFFSNGIDPEYAVIGRVARKIWAKAMKNKYGANERAQMLKYHIQTSGRSLHAQEIDFNDIRTTLQALYAIYDNCNSLHTNAYDEAITTPTEESVRRAMAIQLIINKELGLAKNENPIQGSFIIEELTDLVEEAVLAEFDRITERGGVLGAMETMYQRSKIQEESLYYETLKHTGEFPIIGVNTFLSSKGSPTVIPAEVIRATEEEKQFQIKTLENLHQAKAKEVENQISIIQEAAIQNHNIFEKLMEAAKVCSLGQITSALFEVGGQYRRNM; this is encoded by the coding sequence ATGGAACAAGTACAACCTTACCAACCAAAAAATAAAGTTCGAATTGTAACAGCCGCGTCCTTATTTGACGGTCATGATGCTGCAATTAATATCATGCGTAGAATTATTCAAGCTACTGGCGTTGAAGTCATTCACCTTGGACATGATAGAAGTGTGGAAGAAGTAGTAAATACTGCTATTCAAGAAGATGCAAATGCAATCGCGATGACATCTTACCAAGGAGGTCACAACGAATATTTCAAATATATGTACGATTTGCTGAATGAAAAAGGAGCAGGACATATTAAAATATTTGGTGGCGGTGGCGGTGTAATTCTTCCTTCTGAGATTGAAGAGTTACATGCTTACGGTATCACTAAAATTTATTCTCCAGATGACGGGCGTGCATTAGGTTTACAAGGAATGATTAATGATTTAGTTCAAAAATCCGATTTTTGCCCCCCAACCCCCGATGGGGGAGCTTCCAAAATTGTGGAAAATCTTAAAGAAAAAGAAGTCAATACAATTTCACGATTAATTTCACTTGCTGAAAACAATCCTGATAATTTCTATGAAATTTTTACGAAATCATTAGTAGCTCCCCCTTCGGGGGCGGGGGGGGCTGTTCCAGTTTTAGGTATCACCGGAACAGGTGGTGCTGGAAAATCATCATTAGTAGATGAATTAGTACGTCGTTTCTTAATCGATTTCCCTGAAAAAACTATCGGATTAATTTCGGTTGACCCATCAAAACGTAAAACAGGTGGTGCTTTATTGGGTGATAGAATTCGTATGAATGCTATTAACAATTCTCGTGTTTACATGCGTTCGTTAGCAACTCGTCAATCGAATTTAGCCTTATCGAAATATGTAGCGGAAGCGATTCAAGTGTTGAAAGCGGCAAAATATGATTTAATCATTCTAGAAACTTCTGGAATTGGACAATCCGATACTGAAATTCTTGATCACTCTGATGTTTCTTTATACGTAATGACACCTGAATTCGGTGCAGCAACACAGTTAGAGAAAATCGATATGTTAGATTTTGCGGATTTAGTAGCGTTAAATAAATTCGATAAACGTGGCGCTTTAGATGCCATTCGTGATGTGAAAAAACAATACCAACGCAATCATAATTTATGGGATGTAGATCCAGATAAAATGCCTGTATTTGGCACTATCGCTTCTCAATTCAACGATCCTGGTATGAATACCCTTTACAAATCTATCATGGATAAGATTGTTGCCAAAACGGGAGCGGATTTACAATCGACTTTCGAAATTACACGTGAAATGAGCGAGAAAATCTTCGTAATTCCTCCTCACAGAACGCGTTATTTATCGGAAATTGCAGAAAACAACAGAAAATACGATGAAACGGCGCTAACACAAGTAGAAGTAGCGCAAAAATTATACGGAATTTTCAAAACGATTTGTTCAGTTGCAAATATAAATTCTCGAGCAATTGAAAATAGCTTGATAATTAAATCGGGGTTAAATCAAGATGAGATTCTGAAACAAGTTCAGAATGACAAAGATAAATCAGTTTTCTTAGACTTATTATTAAAAGAATTCGACCGCGTAAAAATGAATTTAGACCCATACAATTGGGAAATTTTGTTGACTTGGGAAGAAAAAGTAAACAAATACAAAAATCCAGTGTATTCGTTTAAAGTTCGTGATAAAGAAATCAAAATTGAAACGCATACCGAATCGTTGTCTCATTCTCAAATTCCAAAAGTTGCCTTACCTAAATACCAAGCTTGGGGTGATATCTTAAAATGGAATTTACAAGAAAACGTACCTGGAGAATTTCCTTTTGCATCTGGATTGTATCCATTCAAGCGTGAGGGAGAAGATCCAACGCGTATGTTTGCAGGAGAAGGGGGTCCAGAAAGAACAAATCGTCGTTTCCATTATGTTTCTTTGGGAATGCCAGCAAAACGTTTATCTACCGCCTTTGACTCGGTAACATTATACGGAAATGACCCAGACCACAGACCTGATATTTACGGAAAAATTGGTAATGCGGGAGTTTCTATTTGTTGTTTAGACGATGCTAAAAAGTTATACTCAGGTTTCGATTTGAGTCACCCTGCGACTTCAGTTTCTATGACCATTAACGGTCCAGCACCCATGTTGTTAGGATTTTTTATGAATGCTGCTATCGACCAAAACTGTGAAAAATACATCAAAGAACACGGTTTAGAAGCAGAGGTTGAGAAAAAGAAAAAAGAACTATACGACGATAAAGGTTTAGAAAGACCAAGATATAATGGTGAATTACCAGAAGGAAATGATGGTTTAGGTTTATTGCTTTTAGGAGTAACGGGAGATCAAGTATTGCCTGCGGATGTTTACCAAGATATCAAAGTGAAGACGTTAGCACAAGTCCGTGGAACGGTTCAAGCGGATATTTTAAAAGAAGATCAAGCACAAAACACTTGTATTTTCTCAACGGAGTTTGCGTTGCGTTTGATGGGAGACGTTCAAGAATATTTCATCAAGCAAAATGTGCGTAACTTCTATTCGGTTTCGATTTCAGGTTATCATATTGCTGAAGCTGGAGCGAATCCAATAACACAGTTAGCGTTTACTTTAGCTAATGGTTTCACTTATGTGGAATATTATTTAAGTAGAGGAATGAACATCAACGACTTCGGTCCGAATTTATCGTTCTTCTTCTCAAACGGAATTGATCCTGAATATGCTGTAATCGGTCGTGTAGCACGTAAGATTTGGGCAAAAGCCATGAAAAACAAATACGGAGCTAACGAAAGAGCGCAAATGTTGAAATATCACATTCAAACCTCTGGTCGTTCGTTACACGCGCAAGAGATTGATTTCAATGATATTCGTACGACTTTACAAGCGTTGTACGCGATTTACGATAACTGTAACTCGTTACATACGAATGCTTATGATGAGGCAATTACGACTCCAACAGAAGAATCAGTGCGTCGTGCAATGGCCATTCAGTTGATTATTAATAAAGAATTAGGTTTAGCGAAAAACGAAAATCCAATCCAAGGTTCGTTCATTATTGAAGAATTAACCGATTTAGTGGAAGAAGCGGTTTTAGCTGAATTTGATAGAATCACAGAAAGAGGAGGCGTTTTGGGTGCTATGGAAACCATGTACCAAAGAAGTAAAATTCAAGAAGAATCATTGTATTACGAAACTTTGAAACATACAGGAGAATTCCCAATCATTGGTGTAAATACATTCTTGAGTTCAAAAGGTTCTCCGACAGTGATTCCAGCAGAAGTAATTCGTGCAACGGAAGAGGAGAAACAATTCCAAATTAAAACCTTAGAGAATTTACATCAAGCTAAAGCTAAAGAAGTTGAAAATCAAATCTCAATTATTCAAGAGGCAGCAATTCAAAACCATAATATTTTTGAAAAATTAATGGAGGCTGCAAAAGTGTGTTCGTTAGGCCAAATTACTTCAGCTTTATTTGAAGTGGGTGGACAATATAGAAGAAACATGTAA
- a CDS encoding GreA/GreB family elongation factor: MNKTNILQQIIAEQDKTINNLSSSIEKYKMASDLDENNTLDPEDFSHQGEAMDMKMRLEQLLVKETRNKEIIEKCLNLDNKVVELGALVDLDIKYLFVGASTHTLKADDKEIYTISEDAPIYHSIKGKKVGDKIELGNLHFVIKDIK, translated from the coding sequence ATGAATAAGACAAATATTTTACAGCAAATTATAGCGGAACAAGATAAAACTATCAATAACTTATCTTCTTCTATAGAAAAATATAAAATGGCTTCAGATTTAGACGAAAATAACACTTTAGACCCTGAAGATTTTTCTCATCAAGGTGAAGCAATGGATATGAAAATGCGTTTGGAGCAATTATTAGTAAAGGAAACTAGAAACAAAGAGATAATTGAAAAATGTTTAAATCTTGATAATAAAGTAGTAGAATTAGGTGCTTTAGTTGATTTAGACATAAAGTATTTATTTGTTGGAGCTTCAACGCATACACTTAAAGCAGATGATAAAGAAATATATACAATTTCGGAAGATGCTCCAATATACCATTCTATAAAAGGAAAAAAAGTAGGTGATAAAATAGAGTTAGGAAATTTACACTTTGTTATAAAAGATATAAAATAA
- a CDS encoding ammonium transporter, with amino-acid sequence MKNNKKDSYWYVFFGVIAVVSFVSLFWKHQAAENKFEFNSIDTINVADVAWLLTASCLVLVMTPGLAFFYGGMVGKKNVISTMLKSFICLGVISIIWVVVGFSLSFGTSIGITINGNEYGIIGNPFDYMFFDAVEIFPHKTLASSIPFILFALFQMKFAIITPAIITGALAERIRFVSFLLFISLFTLVIYAPLCHMVWHPDGLLASYFKVKDFAGGTVVHMSAGFAALAGVLVLGKRQHKDHIPTNIPFVILGTGLLWFGWFGFNAGSALAANATAAMAFATTTIASASAMMTWVFFDRINGRRVSALGACIGAVVGLVVITPAAGYVSVPESIFFGFIGAIVSNKMMYWSKLKQIDDTLDVFACHGVGGIMGMILTAIFAHGKDASLLHGGWEVFLHHIIALVLVSVFTFFGAFILYKITNYLIPIRVTVESEIVGLDLSQHGEKF; translated from the coding sequence ATGAAAAATAATAAAAAAGATAGCTATTGGTATGTTTTTTTTGGGGTAATAGCTGTTGTTTCTTTTGTTTCTCTATTTTGGAAACATCAAGCTGCAGAAAATAAATTTGAATTTAACTCAATTGATACTATTAATGTTGCAGATGTTGCATGGTTGTTAACGGCCTCTTGTCTTGTTTTAGTAATGACACCAGGATTGGCTTTTTTTTATGGAGGTATGGTTGGAAAAAAAAATGTAATATCAACCATGTTAAAAAGTTTTATTTGTTTAGGGGTAATTAGTATAATTTGGGTTGTTGTAGGTTTTAGTTTATCTTTTGGTACAAGTATTGGAATAACAATAAATGGTAACGAATATGGAATTATAGGAAATCCTTTTGATTATATGTTTTTTGATGCAGTAGAAATATTTCCTCATAAAACATTAGCATCGTCGATTCCATTTATTTTATTTGCTTTATTCCAAATGAAATTTGCTATAATTACTCCGGCTATAATTACTGGAGCTTTAGCAGAGCGAATTCGTTTTGTTTCTTTCTTATTATTCATAAGTTTATTTACTTTAGTTATTTATGCACCGCTGTGTCACATGGTTTGGCATCCTGATGGATTATTGGCCTCTTATTTTAAAGTTAAAGATTTTGCTGGTGGCACAGTGGTACATATGAGTGCAGGTTTTGCTGCTTTAGCGGGTGTTTTAGTACTTGGCAAAAGACAACATAAAGACCATATTCCAACTAATATACCTTTTGTTATTTTAGGAACTGGACTCTTGTGGTTTGGTTGGTTTGGATTTAATGCTGGTTCTGCTCTTGCAGCAAACGCTACAGCTGCTATGGCTTTTGCAACTACTACAATTGCTTCTGCTTCAGCAATGATGACATGGGTATTTTTTGATCGCATAAATGGAAGAAGAGTATCTGCGTTAGGCGCCTGTATTGGTGCAGTAGTTGGGTTAGTTGTAATAACTCCTGCTGCAGGATATGTTTCTGTTCCAGAGAGTATTTTCTTTGGTTTTATTGGAGCAATAGTTTCCAACAAAATGATGTATTGGTCAAAATTAAAACAAATTGATGATACATTAGATGTTTTTGCTTGTCATGGAGTAGGAGGAATCATGGGGATGATTTTAACAGCTATTTTTGCTCATGGTAAGGATGCAAGTTTATTACATGGAGGGTGGGAGGTGTTTTTACATCATATTATTGCATTAGTTCTTGTATCTGTTTTTACATTTTTTGGTGCTTTTATATTATATAAAATTACTAATTATTTAATTCCAATTCGCGTTACCGTAGAATCAGAAATAGTTGGTCTTGATTTATCTCAACATGGAGAAAAATTTTAA